The following coding sequences lie in one Mucilaginibacter sp. KACC 22773 genomic window:
- a CDS encoding TetR/AcrR family transcriptional regulator: MATTHDHQDIKREKILEASYERFLHYGYSKTTMNEIAGDLSMSKALLYYYFPDKSQLYMAVMRKLAVDYLKKLEEKADTFGSLKEAFVFQINTHHDFIVSNYNFFDFFRLNEQNLPDTIWEIVEQVHKAELALLGNAVKSEIEKGCISPIEKPEELVDLLLDAMHGIRVGAVSQKKTSFPRKEHLEEIRTKKLLLTDIFIKGLMYC, translated from the coding sequence ATGGCTACAACCCACGACCATCAGGATATAAAAAGGGAAAAGATATTAGAGGCATCGTACGAGCGTTTTTTACATTATGGTTATTCAAAAACCACGATGAATGAAATAGCCGGCGATCTTTCAATGTCAAAAGCACTGCTATATTATTACTTTCCGGATAAAAGCCAGCTATATATGGCCGTAATGCGAAAACTGGCTGTAGACTACCTGAAAAAACTGGAAGAAAAGGCTGATACATTCGGCAGCCTTAAAGAAGCTTTTGTGTTTCAGATAAACACCCATCACGATTTTATAGTAAGTAATTATAACTTTTTTGATTTTTTTAGGCTTAACGAGCAAAATTTGCCCGATACCATCTGGGAAATTGTTGAACAGGTGCACAAAGCCGAGCTTGCACTATTGGGCAACGCCGTTAAAAGCGAAATAGAAAAGGGCTGCATAAGCCCGATAGAAAAACCAGAGGAATTGGTAGACCTTTTATTGGATGCCATGCATGGCATCAGGGTAGGGGCCGTATCTCAAAAGAAAACCAGTTTCCCCCGCAAGGAGCACCTTGAAGAAATCAGGACCAAGAAGCTTTTGCTTACCGATATATTTATTAAGGGTTTGATGTATTGCTAA
- a CDS encoding TetR/AcrR family transcriptional regulator, with translation MSQIERIIEGGEELFLKAGIKSVTMDDIARHLGMSKKTIYQFFKDKNELVTAMVKKKLKEDEEQMIEFISKSANVIEEMMNMTKCSEDMFSRINPIVIHDMQKYHPDAWKVFQQFKNEVLISTLEELLTKGIKQGYIRPEIDVRIVARMRVNTVELGFNTTIFPIAEFNTWKVQVQFLEHFNYGICTLKGYKLLNQYRNIQED, from the coding sequence ATGAGTCAAATAGAAAGAATAATTGAAGGTGGCGAAGAGCTGTTTTTAAAGGCAGGCATCAAGAGCGTAACCATGGACGATATAGCCAGGCACCTGGGTATGTCGAAAAAAACCATATACCAGTTTTTTAAGGACAAAAACGAATTGGTAACAGCAATGGTTAAAAAGAAGCTGAAAGAGGATGAGGAGCAAATGATCGAGTTCATTAGTAAATCTGCTAATGTGATAGAGGAAATGATGAACATGACCAAATGCTCAGAGGATATGTTTTCGCGTATCAACCCGATAGTAATTCATGATATGCAAAAGTACCACCCTGATGCATGGAAGGTTTTTCAGCAGTTCAAAAATGAGGTTTTGATTAGCACCCTGGAAGAATTATTAACAAAAGGTATTAAACAAGGTTACATAAGGCCCGAAATTGACGTAAGGATAGTTGCGCGCATGAGGGTAAACACGGTGGAACTTGGATTTAACACCACGATATTCCCGATAGCGGAGTTTAATACATGGAAGGTACAGGTCCAGTTTTTAGAACATTTTAACTATGGCATTTGCACCCTTAAAGGGTACAAGCTTTTAAATCAGTACAGGAACATACAAGAAGATTAA
- a CDS encoding efflux RND transporter periplasmic adaptor subunit has protein sequence MKKIFYIPAALLLLAAACTEKPKDKKAELADLQKQQQDINAKITKLQAEVGTTDSGKTTDVAAVVLKAGTFTNYVQIQGKIDAQDNVTAFPQANGIITALYVKVGDHVNKGQVLAQLDNSVAQQNIAQSEAQVSLNQTLYERQKNLWDQKIGTEVQYLQAQTTLQASKRALASLKQQAGLSRIVSPISGTVDQMDLKIGQGLTAGQTGIRVVNADVLKVKADVPESYSGSVNTGNAVKILVPDANDSLVTKVTFAAKVIDPTSRSFGVEIKLPVRKTLRPNMTAIIQIANYVKENTITVPVKAIQKSEEGDYVLLNQNGIAKRVNVKSGGTYGGQTEILSGLKAGDQLITEGATEVEDGDKVKVLQSAN, from the coding sequence ATGAAAAAGATATTCTACATACCGGCGGCGTTACTTCTTTTGGCTGCTGCCTGCACCGAAAAACCAAAAGACAAGAAAGCCGAATTGGCCGACTTGCAAAAACAGCAACAGGATATTAATGCCAAAATAACCAAACTGCAAGCAGAAGTTGGTACAACAGATAGCGGCAAAACAACTGATGTAGCAGCGGTAGTGCTAAAGGCCGGTACATTTACCAACTATGTACAAATACAAGGTAAAATTGACGCGCAGGATAACGTTACCGCGTTTCCGCAGGCAAACGGTATCATTACGGCTTTGTATGTTAAAGTGGGCGATCATGTAAATAAAGGTCAGGTACTTGCGCAGTTGGATAATAGCGTAGCACAACAAAATATAGCGCAATCTGAGGCCCAGGTAAGCCTAAATCAAACCTTATATGAAAGACAGAAAAACTTATGGGATCAAAAAATTGGTACCGAAGTACAGTATCTACAGGCGCAAACAACATTGCAAGCCAGCAAAAGAGCTTTAGCAAGTTTAAAACAACAAGCTGGTTTATCACGTATTGTTTCGCCAATTAGTGGTACTGTCGACCAAATGGACCTTAAGATAGGACAGGGCTTAACAGCAGGCCAAACAGGTATCCGCGTTGTAAACGCCGATGTATTGAAGGTTAAAGCTGATGTACCTGAATCATATTCGGGTAGTGTAAATACAGGCAACGCAGTTAAAATATTAGTGCCGGATGCTAACGATTCCTTAGTAACTAAGGTGACATTTGCTGCTAAAGTTATAGATCCTACATCAAGAAGCTTTGGTGTTGAAATTAAGTTACCTGTGCGTAAAACCTTACGCCCTAACATGACCGCCATCATACAAATTGCTAATTATGTTAAGGAAAATACTATAACTGTACCTGTAAAAGCCATCCAGAAATCGGAAGAAGGCGATTACGTGTTGTTGAACCAGAATGGTATTGCAAAACGTGTAAATGTAAAATCGGGCGGCACATATGGCGGCCAAACTGAAATATTATCGGGATTAAAGGCAGGTGATCAGTTGATTACTGAAGGTGCAACTGAAGTGGAAGACGGCGACAAAGTCAAAGTTTTACAGAGTGCTAATTAA
- the glgX gene encoding glycogen debranching protein GlgX — translation MKITTYPGKSFPLGATWDGKGVNFTLYSENATGVDLCLFHSPEDEVETERIPVTEYSELIWHIYIPGLKPGQLYGYRVSGPYDPENGHRFNPNKLLLDPYAKAISGTINWDDSLFGYQIGSDEKDLSFSETDNAAFVPKSVVVDHNFDWEGDAAPCIEYFNSVIYEAHVKGFTNMHPDIPKEIRGTYAAIGHPVTIKYLKALGITAIELMPIHHFLNDRHLVEKGLTNYWGYNTIGFFAPDARYSSSGVLGEQVTEFKTMVKELHKAGIEVILDVVYNHTGEGSEMGPTLSFRGIDNCCYYRLTEDNRYYMDYTGTGNTLNANLPNVLRLMMDSLRYWILEMHVDGFRFDLAATLARELHEVNRLSAFFDIIHQDPCISQVKLIAEPWDIGEGGYQVGKFPPGWAEWNGKYRDSIRDFWSGTESSLAEFGDRITGSSDLYKSYRRPTASINFVTAHDGFTLNDLVTYNEKHNEANGEDNNDGESHNRSWNCGVEGPTNDEAINELREKQKRNFLTTLFLSQGVPMLVAGDEMSRTQNGNNNTYCQDNELSWINWDTMDKDLMGFTSRLIKLRKEHAAFSRKNWFKGEVEKKSGVADIAWFLPGGSEMSEDNWNHDFAKSVAVFLNGLGLHSVNAEGNKIIDDSFYIIFNAHSEPLNYKLPTAEYAASWELLIDTDKKANEKVKGVFKAEETIQVEGRSVVLLQHQLIHNGETKHN, via the coding sequence ATGAAAATAACAACATACCCTGGTAAATCATTCCCACTTGGCGCAACATGGGATGGTAAGGGCGTAAACTTTACACTATACTCCGAGAACGCTACCGGCGTTGACCTTTGTTTGTTTCACAGCCCCGAAGATGAAGTAGAAACAGAAAGGATCCCGGTTACCGAATATTCCGAACTCATCTGGCATATCTATATTCCCGGTTTAAAACCCGGTCAGCTTTACGGTTACCGTGTAAGCGGCCCCTATGATCCCGAGAACGGCCATCGGTTTAACCCCAACAAGCTTTTGCTTGATCCTTACGCTAAAGCCATATCGGGTACCATTAACTGGGACGATTCCCTTTTTGGCTACCAAATAGGCAGCGATGAAAAAGATTTGAGTTTTAGTGAAACCGATAACGCGGCCTTTGTACCCAAATCGGTGGTTGTTGATCATAATTTTGATTGGGAGGGCGATGCTGCTCCTTGTATCGAGTACTTTAACTCGGTGATATATGAAGCCCACGTTAAAGGTTTCACCAATATGCATCCCGATATTCCGAAAGAGATAAGGGGCACTTATGCCGCCATCGGTCATCCGGTAACTATCAAATATTTAAAAGCGCTTGGCATAACCGCTATCGAACTGATGCCTATCCATCATTTTTTAAATGACAGGCACCTGGTTGAAAAAGGCTTAACCAACTATTGGGGCTATAATACCATCGGCTTTTTTGCGCCCGATGCCCGTTACTCATCAAGCGGTGTGCTCGGCGAGCAGGTAACCGAATTTAAAACCATGGTAAAAGAGCTGCATAAGGCAGGCATTGAAGTGATACTTGACGTAGTGTATAACCATACCGGCGAAGGCAGCGAGATGGGGCCTACCCTATCGTTCCGCGGCATTGATAATTGTTGTTACTATCGCCTGACCGAGGATAACCGGTATTATATGGATTATACAGGCACAGGGAACACGCTAAACGCCAATTTGCCCAACGTATTACGCCTGATGATGGATAGCCTGCGTTACTGGATATTGGAAATGCACGTTGACGGTTTCAGGTTTGACCTCGCCGCTACGCTGGCGCGCGAACTGCACGAGGTAAACCGGCTAAGCGCTTTTTTTGATATTATTCACCAGGACCCCTGTATATCGCAGGTAAAATTGATTGCCGAACCGTGGGATATTGGCGAAGGCGGCTACCAGGTAGGCAAGTTTCCGCCGGGATGGGCCGAATGGAACGGCAAATATCGCGACAGCATCCGTGATTTCTGGAGCGGTACCGAAAGCTCATTGGCCGAGTTTGGCGACAGGATTACCGGCAGTTCCGATCTTTACAAATCATACCGCAGGCCAACAGCCAGCATCAACTTTGTAACCGCCCATGATGGCTTTACCCTGAACGACCTGGTAACCTACAACGAAAAACATAACGAAGCCAACGGAGAAGATAACAACGATGGCGAAAGCCACAACCGCTCCTGGAACTGCGGTGTTGAAGGCCCAACTAACGATGAAGCCATTAATGAATTGCGCGAAAAACAAAAACGAAATTTCCTGACAACCCTGTTCCTATCGCAAGGAGTACCGATGCTTGTTGCCGGCGATGAGATGAGCCGCACCCAAAATGGCAACAACAATACTTATTGCCAGGACAACGAATTATCCTGGATCAACTGGGACACAATGGATAAAGATCTGATGGGCTTTACGAGCAGGCTGATTAAATTGCGAAAAGAACATGCGGCATTTTCACGCAAGAACTGGTTTAAGGGCGAAGTAGAAAAAAAAAGCGGTGTAGCCGATATCGCCTGGTTTTTACCGGGTGGATCGGAAATGAGCGAAGATAACTGGAACCATGATTTTGCAAAATCAGTTGCTGTTTTTTTGAACGGATTAGGGTTACATAGCGTTAACGCTGAAGGTAATAAGATAATAGACGATAGCTTTTACATTATCTTTAACGCCCATAGTGAACCATTAAACTACAAACTGCCAACTGCCGAATATGCGGCCAGCTGGGAGCTTTTGATTGACACAGATAAAAAAGCAAACGAGAAAGTAAAGGGAGTATTTAAAGCAGAAGAAACGATACAGGTTGAAGGGCGGTCGGTTGTACTGCTTCAGCATCAATTGATCCATAATGGCGAAACAAAACATAACTGA
- a CDS encoding mechanosensitive ion channel family protein, with translation MNIVNRLPPDLLEFSKQIPAILWNLIIMVTAILIGLLIKVAVTRLFKVYAKKEATDYSFFRSVIVNLGKAITYFIPLFLFNLFIPLMRMDKAYLSPLDKTIEICLTISFAGILVRSISVLEDYIYHTYDLNKADNLVERKVRTQIQFIRKFLVVLIVFVTIAIILLSFDSMRKIGTGLLTGVGIGGIIVGFAAQTSLGNLLAGFQIAFTQPIRIDDVLVVEGEWGRVEEITLTYVVLNIWDKRRLILPINYFITKPFQNWTRTSSEILGTVFLYVDYTIPLDAIRAEFERLINLSPLWDKKVQVVQVTDTKENNIEVRVLMSARNSSEAFDLRCYVRENLVGFIQQNYPGSLPRIRNEVSNLEKYLQPKAEA, from the coding sequence ATGAATATTGTTAACAGACTGCCCCCTGATCTGCTTGAATTTTCTAAACAAATCCCCGCCATCCTATGGAACCTTATTATAATGGTAACAGCTATCCTGATAGGTTTGCTCATAAAGGTTGCAGTTACACGATTATTTAAAGTTTATGCAAAAAAAGAAGCTACGGATTATTCTTTCTTCAGATCTGTCATCGTAAACCTGGGTAAGGCCATAACCTACTTTATTCCTTTGTTCCTGTTCAACCTGTTTATCCCGCTAATGCGGATGGATAAAGCCTACCTTAGTCCGCTTGATAAAACAATTGAGATTTGCCTTACCATATCATTCGCGGGCATCCTGGTACGCTCCATAAGCGTACTTGAAGATTATATTTACCACACTTACGACCTTAATAAAGCCGATAACCTGGTTGAACGTAAGGTGCGTACGCAAATTCAGTTTATCCGTAAATTTTTGGTGGTACTTATTGTGTTTGTAACCATCGCCATCATCCTGCTTAGTTTTGACAGCATGCGCAAAATTGGTACAGGTTTACTAACTGGTGTTGGTATAGGCGGTATTATTGTGGGCTTTGCGGCGCAAACCTCATTGGGTAACCTGCTGGCCGGTTTCCAGATAGCGTTTACCCAGCCTATCCGTATTGATGATGTGCTGGTTGTTGAAGGCGAATGGGGGCGCGTGGAAGAGATTACCTTAACCTATGTAGTACTAAACATCTGGGACAAACGAAGATTGATACTCCCCATCAATTACTTTATCACCAAGCCCTTTCAAAACTGGACACGGACATCATCCGAAATTTTGGGTACCGTGTTTTTGTATGTGGATTATACCATTCCGCTGGATGCTATCCGTGCGGAGTTTGAGCGGCTGATTAATTTAAGCCCGCTGTGGGATAAAAAAGTGCAGGTGGTACAGGTAACGGATACCAAAGAAAACAACATCGAGGTACGGGTACTCATGAGTGCCCGCAACTCATCAGAAGCGTTTGACCTGCGCTGCTACGTCCGCGAAAACCTGGTAGGCTTTATACAGCAAAACTACCCTGGCAGCTTACCAAGAATCAGGAACGAGGTTAGTAACCTTGAAAAATATTTGCAGCCCAAAGCCGAAGCTTAA
- a CDS encoding efflux RND transporter permease subunit — protein sequence MKDLNKEFAPSSWAIDNKTAIYVLIFLITILGLVSYNNLPKENFPDIAQSKVFVTTTFIGQSPQNIENLVTRQIEKKLKSLKGLKKVTSNSLQNVSVITAEFNANIDIKDAKIDVKDAVDKAKQDLPQNDANYKEPVISDINVADLPILYINISGDYDLKKLKEYADLLKDEIESYKEISKVDEVGALTPEIQINVDLNKMTAAQISFDDIINGVGQENVLASAGTIKTDGVRRSIDIKQDFKNADQVAAMVIRNPKGQAVYLRDIAEVKDSFLEQESYARLKTPESTKFKNVITLNVSKRAGENLIQASDKINQLIKDKQKTVFPKGLNITVTGDQSDKTRTTLSDLINTIVIGFMLVTVILMFFMGTTNAIFVALSVPLSCFIAFLIMPAIGFTLNMIVLFSFLLALGIVVDDAIVVIENTHRIFDNGKVPIKQAAKMAAGEVFLPVFSGTMTTLAPFVPLAFWNSLIGHFMFFLPITLIITLLASLVVAYIMNPVFAVDFMKPHVSGEHDNPKFDKKTTRAVLVMGVLAALSYLMFFMGKWTMGMGNLLALCIILYLLNHFVLLRVIDRFQNNAWPKFQKWYAKWLERAVKRPGTVLGGTFVLFILALVINHFLGKTPEFFPSGDPNFAYVYVTMPIGTDQATTNEVTKTIEKRVAAAVEPDKDIVSSVISNVTKGVSDPTDEDQGDYQNKGKVTVAFVEFGKREGKDTKAILKRIRGAVGSVPGAKISVAQENSGPPVQKDIAIEIVGDNIDTLVATGNRLKSYLTKQNIAGIENLVADVQSDKPEIVFDIDRERANREGINSSQITKSLVTAVLGWKAGDFRNTKEDDYQIKVRALENQRGNIDELKNLKITYRDLATGGAIRQVPISAFTDVRYSNTYSNIKRKQQRRVLTLGSNVIKPYNPNDVNAQILKAIANFKKPETVTIRQGGGQEDQMEAVVFLGGALATSFCLIFIILMIQFNSIGKTLIIISEIFFSIIGVLLGVSIFGMTMAIVMTGVGIIALAGVVVRNGILLVEFTDMLIDQGASVHDAVVEAGHTRMTPVLLTATAAILGLIPLAVGFNIDFVEMFSHFAPHIHFGGDNVAFWGPLAWTMIFGLGFATIITLILVPCMYLIRYNLKARLFGKKEEKHVPVLEAEEV from the coding sequence ATGAAAGATCTGAACAAAGAATTCGCGCCCTCCAGTTGGGCCATCGATAATAAAACGGCTATATACGTGCTCATATTTTTGATCACGATATTAGGTCTTGTTAGTTATAATAATCTGCCAAAAGAAAACTTTCCTGATATCGCGCAGTCCAAAGTGTTTGTTACCACAACATTTATTGGCCAATCACCGCAAAATATCGAGAATCTGGTAACCAGGCAGATAGAGAAAAAATTAAAGTCGTTAAAAGGATTAAAAAAAGTAACGTCAAATTCCCTGCAAAACGTATCGGTTATTACTGCGGAGTTTAATGCCAATATTGACATTAAAGATGCCAAGATCGACGTAAAGGACGCAGTTGACAAGGCCAAACAGGATTTGCCTCAAAACGACGCGAACTACAAAGAGCCCGTTATATCAGATATCAACGTAGCCGATTTGCCGATTTTATATATCAATATATCAGGCGATTATGACCTGAAGAAGTTGAAGGAATATGCCGACCTGTTGAAAGATGAAATAGAGAGTTACAAAGAGATCTCGAAGGTTGACGAAGTAGGTGCGCTTACGCCCGAAATTCAGATCAACGTAGATTTGAATAAGATGACTGCCGCGCAGATCAGCTTTGATGATATCATCAACGGGGTTGGCCAGGAAAACGTGCTGGCATCTGCTGGTACCATTAAAACAGATGGTGTTAGACGCAGCATTGATATTAAACAGGATTTTAAAAATGCCGACCAGGTTGCCGCCATGGTTATCCGTAACCCTAAGGGACAGGCGGTTTACCTGCGTGATATAGCTGAGGTTAAAGACTCATTTTTAGAGCAGGAAAGTTATGCCCGCTTAAAAACACCTGAGAGCACAAAGTTTAAAAACGTAATTACCCTTAACGTAAGCAAAAGAGCTGGCGAAAACCTGATCCAGGCATCGGATAAAATAAATCAATTGATTAAGGATAAACAAAAAACTGTTTTCCCTAAAGGATTGAATATCACAGTAACAGGCGATCAGTCAGACAAAACCCGTACTACGCTTAGCGATTTGATCAACACCATTGTTATCGGTTTTATGTTGGTAACCGTTATCCTGATGTTTTTTATGGGTACAACCAACGCCATATTTGTAGCGTTATCAGTTCCGCTATCATGTTTTATAGCATTCCTGATCATGCCGGCTATTGGCTTTACACTAAACATGATCGTATTGTTCTCGTTCCTGTTGGCATTGGGTATAGTAGTGGATGATGCTATTGTGGTTATTGAAAATACACACCGTATTTTTGATAATGGTAAAGTACCTATTAAACAAGCCGCTAAGATGGCTGCGGGTGAAGTGTTTCTGCCGGTATTTTCTGGTACTATGACCACACTGGCACCATTTGTTCCATTGGCTTTCTGGAATAGCTTAATCGGTCACTTCATGTTCTTTTTACCAATTACGCTTATCATTACCTTGTTGGCATCGTTGGTAGTGGCTTATATCATGAACCCAGTTTTCGCGGTTGATTTTATGAAGCCACATGTAAGCGGCGAACACGATAACCCTAAGTTTGATAAAAAAACAACACGTGCCGTATTGGTGATGGGCGTATTGGCTGCGTTAAGCTACCTGATGTTCTTTATGGGCAAATGGACTATGGGTATGGGGAACTTACTGGCCCTATGTATCATTTTATATTTGCTTAACCACTTTGTATTGTTGAGGGTTATTGACAGATTTCAAAACAATGCATGGCCAAAATTCCAGAAATGGTATGCTAAATGGCTGGAGCGCGCCGTAAAACGCCCGGGCACTGTGTTGGGTGGTACTTTTGTTTTGTTTATTTTGGCATTGGTCATTAACCACTTTTTAGGTAAAACACCCGAGTTTTTCCCATCCGGCGATCCAAATTTCGCTTATGTATATGTAACCATGCCTATCGGTACTGACCAGGCAACTACCAACGAAGTAACAAAAACAATTGAAAAGCGTGTGGCTGCCGCTGTTGAACCGGATAAAGATATTGTATCATCTGTAATATCAAATGTTACCAAAGGGGTAAGTGATCCTACAGATGAAGATCAGGGCGATTATCAGAATAAAGGTAAAGTGACGGTAGCTTTTGTGGAATTTGGTAAACGTGAAGGAAAAGACACTAAGGCTATCCTTAAACGGATTCGTGGAGCAGTAGGTAGTGTACCTGGAGCAAAAATTTCTGTTGCGCAGGAAAATAGCGGTCCTCCGGTTCAAAAGGACATAGCCATTGAAATTGTTGGTGACAATATCGATACACTTGTTGCTACCGGTAACAGGCTAAAAAGTTACCTAACCAAGCAAAATATTGCGGGTATTGAAAACCTTGTTGCCGACGTGCAAAGCGATAAACCGGAAATCGTTTTCGATATTGACCGTGAGCGTGCCAACCGTGAGGGTATCAACAGTTCTCAAATTACTAAATCATTGGTAACGGCCGTATTAGGCTGGAAAGCGGGCGACTTTAGGAATACTAAGGAAGATGACTACCAGATTAAGGTAAGAGCGCTTGAAAACCAGCGCGGTAATATTGATGAATTGAAAAACCTAAAAATTACCTACCGCGATTTGGCTACAGGTGGTGCCATCAGGCAGGTTCCTATCTCGGCTTTTACCGATGTAAGGTATTCAAACACCTATAGTAACATCAAACGTAAACAACAACGCAGGGTGTTAACCTTAGGTTCCAACGTCATTAAGCCTTATAACCCTAATGATGTGAATGCCCAGATCTTAAAAGCAATCGCTAACTTTAAAAAACCGGAAACGGTTACCATTCGCCAGGGTGGTGGTCAGGAAGATCAGATGGAGGCGGTTGTTTTCCTTGGTGGAGCTTTAGCCACATCATTTTGTTTGATATTTATTATCCTGATGATTCAGTTTAACTCAATAGGTAAAACACTAATCATCATCAGCGAAATCTTCTTCAGTATCATAGGGGTATTATTGGGGGTAAGTATTTTTGGCATGACTATGGCTATCGTTATGACTGGTGTGGGCATTATAGCGCTTGCCGGTGTTGTTGTCCGAAACGGAATCTTGCTGGTAGAGTTTACGGATATGTTGATTGATCAGGGCGCAAGCGTACACGATGCCGTAGTTGAAGCGGGGCATACCCGTATGACACCGGTATTGTTAACCGCCACCGCTGCCATATTAGGTTTAATACCATTGGCTGTAGGCTTCAATATCGACTTTGTTGAGATGTTTAGCCACTTTGCACCACACATTCACTTTGGTGGCGATAACGTAGCCTTCTGGGGGCCATTAGCCTGGACAATGATCTTCGGCCTTGGTTTTGCTACCATCATCACCCTGATCCTGGTGCCATGTATGTACCTTATACGTTACAACCTGAAAGCACGGCTTTTTGGTAAAAAGGAAGAAAAACATGTACCGGTTTTAGAAGCAGAAGAAGTTTAA
- a CDS encoding TolC family protein yields the protein MKYLLFTATFLGAIALKSYAQETPPNNQTFNFSVQDCVNYAYEHQNTVVNAGLDVKSAEYKIKETTGTGLPQINGSASFTDYLKVPTSLLPGEFFGAPGTFIPVKFGVKYNSNLGLSLTQKIFDGSYFVGLKASKTYKELSERSLTRTKIETNVSVTKAYYQVLVSDEQIKLYDANIAQLKQQLDQTVAQNKQGFVEKIDVDRITVQYNNLVTTRENVIRSLALNYQMLKFQMGMPIDYNLTLKDKLVDIKMDNSVAELGQDTAFYHNRIEYALQETDKKVNELLLANKKAAYLPTLNFNGNYAASYQDNSFGNLYKNSFPSSYIGLSLNVPIFSSGQRSNQVKQAKISLMQSQNNLVNLKNTINLDAKVAGVSYLNGLQSLNNQKANQELAREVLRVSKIKYQQGVGSSIEVTQAQTSLEDADNKYIQGLYDALVSKVDLDKAYGRIQ from the coding sequence ATGAAATATTTACTTTTTACGGCCACATTTTTGGGAGCCATAGCCCTTAAAAGCTATGCCCAGGAAACGCCACCTAATAATCAAACTTTTAATTTCAGCGTGCAGGACTGTGTTAATTATGCTTATGAGCACCAGAATACCGTAGTTAATGCCGGTCTTGATGTTAAAAGTGCCGAATATAAAATTAAGGAAACAACAGGCACAGGCTTGCCACAGATAAATGGTAGCGCATCGTTTACTGATTACCTTAAGGTTCCAACAAGTTTATTGCCAGGCGAGTTTTTTGGAGCGCCAGGTACATTTATCCCGGTGAAATTCGGTGTAAAGTACAATTCAAACCTGGGGTTGAGTTTAACACAAAAAATATTCGACGGCAGTTATTTTGTAGGTTTAAAAGCATCAAAAACTTATAAGGAATTATCTGAAAGGAGCCTTACCCGCACCAAAATTGAAACAAACGTTAGTGTAACAAAAGCTTACTATCAGGTTTTGGTGAGCGATGAGCAGATAAAACTTTATGATGCAAACATTGCGCAGTTAAAACAACAGTTAGATCAAACCGTAGCCCAAAATAAGCAGGGCTTTGTTGAAAAGATTGATGTTGACCGTATTACTGTTCAATACAATAATTTGGTTACTACGCGCGAAAATGTGATCAGATCGCTTGCTTTAAACTACCAGATGTTAAAATTTCAGATGGGAATGCCCATAGATTATAACCTGACATTAAAGGATAAGCTGGTTGATATTAAAATGGATAACAGCGTTGCAGAATTAGGCCAGGATACCGCTTTTTACCACAATCGCATTGAATATGCTTTACAGGAAACTGATAAAAAGGTAAACGAGTTATTGTTAGCCAACAAAAAAGCGGCCTATTTGCCAACTTTAAATTTTAACGGCAATTACGCGGCATCATACCAGGATAATAGTTTTGGTAACTTGTATAAAAACTCTTTCCCATCAAGCTACATCGGTTTATCGTTAAACGTCCCCATTTTTAGCAGCGGTCAGCGCAGCAACCAGGTAAAACAAGCCAAAATTTCATTGATGCAATCGCAAAATAACCTGGTAAATCTTAAAAATACCATAAATCTTGATGCTAAGGTTGCAGGTGTGAGTTACCTGAATGGTTTACAATCCCTCAATAACCAAAAAGCCAACCAGGAGCTTGCACGCGAAGTATTAAGGGTATCAAAAATCAAATATCAGCAGGGCGTTGGCTCAAGCATTGAGGTAACACAAGCGCAAACCAGTCTTGAGGATGCCGATAACAAGTATATCCAGGGATTGTACGACGCCCTGGTAAGTAAGGTTGATCTTGATAAAGCATACGGACGAATTCAATAA
- a CDS encoding DUF4126 family protein: MELKITHPFWQVMGLGALAGMRSTSAPVIASHILSHHQTKRLDHSPLKFMQSRNVALALKILAVGEIIGDKLPSAKDRIKPVSVVFRMMSGALAGASIYKATGGNPAAGALIGGAAAFASTFGSFWLRKDAVKASNVTDPFVGAIEDALVIGSGIEFSNAA, translated from the coding sequence ATGGAACTCAAAATAACACATCCTTTTTGGCAGGTTATGGGGTTGGGCGCTTTGGCCGGTATGCGGTCAACATCGGCACCGGTTATTGCCAGTCATATATTAAGCCATCATCAAACCAAACGACTTGATCATTCCCCGTTAAAATTTATGCAATCCAGGAATGTCGCGTTGGCACTGAAAATATTAGCCGTAGGCGAGATCATCGGCGATAAACTGCCCTCGGCAAAAGACCGGATTAAACCGGTTTCGGTTGTGTTCAGGATGATGTCTGGAGCGCTTGCCGGCGCAAGTATATATAAAGCAACAGGGGGCAACCCGGCTGCCGGCGCTTTAATTGGCGGCGCGGCGGCTTTTGCATCAACATTTGGCAGTTTTTGGTTACGTAAAGATGCTGTAAAAGCCAGCAATGTAACCGACCCGTTTGTTGGCGCTATTGAAGATGCCCTGGTAATTGGCAGTGGTATTGAATTTTCAAATGCAGCTTAA